The sequence TCAATGGCGGAAAAGCACTGTTTGATACCGCCAATCGTCGTGAAAATCCTATTCCCGTATTTGCTGAAATGGGAAGTATCAACCCGGTATTTGCACTTAAAAACTTGATTGAAAATAAAGCAGAAGCATTAGCTAAAGAATATGTCAGCTCATTAACCTTAGGTGTAGGGCAATTCTGCACCAATCCGGGGGTATTTATTGCGCTTAAAGGAACATCGTTGGATCGTTTTATCGCTGCAATAAAAAATGAAATTAAAGAAACGATTCCTTCTAATATGCTTCACAAAGGGATATATGACAACTTTGAAAAACATAAAACTATTGCATTACAACAACCCGATATTGAAATAATGGCATCGGCTGAAGCAGAAGATGGAAAGGGGAGCGCTGTGATTATAAAAACAAATACCAAAAACTTTATCAATAATCCCGTATTGAGTGAAGAAGTGTTTGGCCCTTTTGGAATTATTGTCACTTGCGAAAATCAGGAAGAATTCATACAAATTGCTCAAAAGTTAAAAGGCCAGCTAACTATTACTGTAGCAGCTACTCAGGATGATGTATATGAAAATGCAGCATTGATCAGTCTTTTGAAAGATAAATGCGGAAGATTATTATTCAATGGAATGCCAACAGGAGTAGAAGTTGTTTATGCAATGCAGCACGGAGGGCCATTCCCGTCTACCACAGATTCCCGTTTTACTTCAGTAGGTCCGGATGCAGTTAAGCGATTCGTTCGCCCTATTTCTTTCCAAAATTGGCCGGATGAATTTTTACCTGAAGAACTGAAGAACGAAAATCCATTACAAATTAGCAGAATGGTGGATGGAGAAATTCATTCAGGATCATTAAAATTATAAACAATATGAACAGAACATTTTTTTGCATAGACTCTCATACCTGTGGCTGTCCTGTACGTCTTATTGCAGGAGGTGGCCCAATTTTAAAGGGAAACTCTATGATGGAGCGCAGACTTCATTTTATGAAAGAATATGACTGGATTCGAAAAGGGTTAATGTTTGAACCTCGCGGTCATGATATGATGAGTGGAAGTATTCTTTATCCTCCCGTTGATGAAGAAAATGATATTGGAGTATTATATATTGAAACCAGTGGCTGCCTTCCTATGTGTGGACACGGAACCATCGGAACGGTTACCATTGCTATAGAAGAAGGGTTGGTTGTTCCTAAAATTCCTGGAAAATTACGTTTGGAAACCCCAGCCGGACTTATTCTCATAGATTATATACAGGAAGGAAAAAAAGTAAAATCTGTAAAACTAACCAATGTAAAATCCTTCCTTTATGCTGAAAACCTTGAAGTAGAATGTCCCGATCTAGGTCATATAAAAGCCGATGTCGCTTATGGAGGAAATTTTTACGCCATTATTGACCCTCAGGAGAATTTCAGAGATATTTCAGATTTTACAGCTAGCCAGCTCATTCATTATGGGAAAATCATCAGGAAATTACTTAATGAAAAATATCAATTCATCCATCCTGAAAACGAACATATTTCCGGGTTAAGCCATATTCAATGGACAGGAAATCCTACAGATCCTAAAGCTAGCGGACGAAATGCCGTATTAGTAGGGGAAAATGCCTTAGACCGTTCTCCTTGCGGAACAGGAACATCCGCAAGAATGGCTCAATGGTATGCTAAAGGAAAGCTAAAAGAAGGGGAAGAGTTTATCCATGAAAGCTATATCGGTTCCCAATTTATTGGAAGAATTGAAGGCACCGCTACCGTTGATGGCAAACCGGCTATTGTTCCTTCAGTAGAAGGCTGGGCAAGAATTACCGGCTATAATCAGATTATTATTGATGATGAAGATCCTTATTGGCAGGGCTTTCAGGTAATGTAAAGTTTGTAAAAAGTATGACACAAAATAAAGATAAAGCACTTATTATCGGTGCAGGAATAGCAGGACTAAGTTCAGCGTATTATCTTTTACAAAAAGGCTGGCAGGTAGAAATCCTGGAACAGAATGATCTTACCAACAATTGTTCTTACGGCAATGCAGGAATGATCGTACCCAGCCATTTCACTCCATTGGCAGCTCCCGGAGTTGTGGCACAGGGCATTCGATGGATGTTTGACAGTAAAAGTCCGTTTTATGTGAAACCCTCGCTCAGTACTCAATTGTTATCCTGGGGTTTAAAATTTCTGAAACATTCCAATCAGAACCATGTAGACCGCTCAGCAGCAGCCATTAGAGATCTTAATTTAGCAAGCAGTAATCTTTACAATGAAATTGCCCAAAACCCTGAATTTGATTTTGAACTGAACCAAAACGGAATTCTGATGCTCTATAAAACAGAAAAAGTAGCAGAAGAGGAGACAGAACTCGCTCATAAGGCTACCAGTTTAGGATTAACAGTTGATATTCTGGATAAAAAGGGAATTCAGGAACTGGAACCCAATGCTCAACTGGATGTCATTGGGGGAATCAATTACAAATGCGATGGGCACATGAATCCTGTAAAGCTGATGAAACAAATGATTTCTTATCTTAAAAATAGTGGTGTTATTTTCCACACACGGCATAAAGTAACAGGATATGAAATTGCAGGGAACACCATCAATGCGATCATAGCGAATGGTAAAAAGTTTTCAGCAGACCGTTTTGTAATGACCGGAGGTTCATTTTTGCCAGAACTTGCGCAAAAAGCAGGGATTAAAATTCAATTGATGCCAGGGAAAGGTTATTCTTTTATGCATACTCCAGAGAACCCAATCCATAAATTGGAGCATGCCGCTTTATTATTGGAAGCAAGAGTAGCGGTAACCCCTATGAATGGACAAATCCGTTTTGGGGGAACCATGGAGCTGGCTTCCCATCAGAATAAAATTAATATGAAGAGGGTAGAGGGAATTGTACAATCTATTCCCAAATATTTGCCAGATTTTCAGGTTAAATTACCCAAAGAATCGGAAATCTGGTTTGGTTACAGACCTTGTGCTCCGGATGGACTTCCATATCTGGGACAATCTTCCCAATTAAAGAACTTGATCATCGCAGGCGGCGGCGGTATGATGGGACTAAGCTTAGGACCCATTTTTGGAAAAACAGTTTCAGAACTTGCCAATGACCAAAAACCAACGGTTGAGATAAAGATATTCAACCCTGAAAGATTTAATTAAAAAACATCACATAACCCACAAAATTATTATTTATGAAAACAATAACTCTTGCAATACATTCTATTATGAAGATTGCATTTTTTAACAGGTTTTTATTTTGCTATTCCTGTGAAAGCAAAGAATCAGAACCATTGGAGATGGTAAAGTTGTTGACAAAAGCATGGAAAAATTGACTATTCAAATAATTTATTAACAAACAAATCCAAAAAATCATGAAAAAATTTAAATTACTACTACTTGTTTCCCTATTTCCAATAATAGGTTTTGCTCAGGAAAATAGACCTCATGAGTGTAAAGCAGATGAAATGATGAAAAATCATTTTGAACGGCACCCTGAATCTAAGGCTGAATATGAAAAATTTGAAAAATTCACCAAAGATTTTGTAAAAAAAATAGAATCAAACAAAACTCCATTGAATAAAAAGGCCAACAATCCCACCTACATCATCCCTGTGGTTTTTCATGTGTATGGAGAATCTCAGAGTAATGTAAAAGTAAATTACCAAAAAGTAGTTGACTTGCTGCAACAAATCAACTTAAATTTCAATGGAATCAATACCGATTCAAACACTATAGACCCTTACTTCCAGCCGATTAGGGGCACATTAAGTATTGAATTCCGCTTAGCTAAAATTGACCCAACCGGAAAAGCAACAAGTGGAGTGGTATTTCACCCTTTCAAAAGTGGATATGGCAACGGAGGCGGATATGATGCACAAATTGGAGCAGATGCATGGGATAATACAAAGTATATGAATGTGTATATACAAAATGATCTATATGCTGATAAAGATTTATATCAATCAGGAGTTGCCTGGTATCCGGATTCATACATGTCTTCAGTAAATACAGCAAGAGTTGTTTATAATGGCCGTTATATATATGATGCTGCAGGAACTGTGGCTTCAAACGAGTTTTCTGATACATTCACTCACGAATTCGGGCATTGGCTAAATCTTCAACACACGTTCAATGTTCTTTGTTCAACGGCGAACCCTAGTAATGATGGTGACGGAGTTGCTGACACCCCTGTAGAAAATAATTCTTCCGGATTAGGATGTACAACTGGAAACAATTGTCTTGGACAAAGAGTGAACGTTGAAAACTATATGGGATACAACGGTTCTGCTGGTTGTTATAAAATGTTTACCAATGGACAAGTTAACAGAATGTTAGCCGCATTAAATCACCCGTCAAGAATAAATTTATGGCAGCCTGCTAACTTAGCAGCAACCGGAGTTGCCAATACGCCACCTAAGTTAACTCTTAGCAACAGTACCTTTACAGAGAACTTAAACAATAATGGAGCCGTGTCATTAGATGGAACAGTAGCATCTGCCCCTAAATCAACGATTACGCTAAACGGAGCAACATTTGCCGTATCGAATGGAACAACTCTTAGTGCAGGAACACATTTCAATTCTTCATTACCAGCAGGACAAACAGCAACTATAGCCGTTACAAGCCCTACTACTGCTACACTTACCATAAATGGTGCGGCAACCAGTCATCCTAAAAGTCAGGTTCTGAATTCATCAATTACGTTCCTAAATCCGGCTATAACAGGAGGCGTAACTTCATTAGGATCAACAACATCTTTGGCATTAACTTTTTCTTACAAAGATCCTTATAAAATAGTTACAGGAACTCCTCTGGAAAGTTATGCCAATCCAACACCAACAACAGTAACAACCAACTCCGGAGCACCCTGGAAATATTTTATCATTAACCCAGAGCTTAGTGATGATGCAGGGTATGGTGCTTGGTACTATGGAGCCAATCAATTAAAATTGGAAACCTATTGGAAAGGATTAGTATGTGGGGTAGGGACAAGAAATATTAGTTTAATTCCGTCTTGCACCACTATAAGTAATGCAAATAATATAGGTTATCCAACGGGTACTCCTGGACAACTTGACGTATATACCCCTACATACACTACCTGGTCTGGCCAAACAGCTTATGTTGGTTTTAGAAACCAATTCGAAGGCTACAATATTAACGGCTATTTCAAACTGAATGTTGGAGCCAATGGTTCTGGTTATTCTGTAACTGACTTTGCCTATAATACACAACCAAATGGCAGTATTACAACGCCTTGTGCATTACCATTATCATCATTATCCACTTCAGACGTTGATACAACAAACTCAGAAACTTCCATTTATCCGAATCCAGTTTCTGATGTATTGAATATTAAAACAAATGGGAAAATTAAATCAATTTCTGTTTACGACATGTCTGGAAGAAAAATGAATGCTAAAGTTATTGGGGATAAGGTTGATGTTAAACACTTCTTAGGCGGAACTTATCTAATTGATATTGAAACTTCTTTAGGAAAATCTTCCCAAAAATTCATTAAAAAATAGGATCAAACGCTATATCAATACAATATTAAAGGTG is a genomic window of Chryseobacterium nakagawai containing:
- a CDS encoding aldehyde dehydrogenase (NADP(+)) — its product is MTEETSKQNIDLSIQMASEAYQFLKNTTIKERAAFMNAVADQIEALGDELFTIAHSETSLPLARLTGEKARTVGQWRSYAKAVASGIYTEPRIDLAQPEKQKGDLRKYNIGLGPVVVFGASNFPFAFSTAGGDTASAIGAGCPVIVKAHPAHPKTSQIMADAIVNTVKEFGWPEGIFSHITGTSYEIGTYLTQHQNIQAVAFTGSFNGGKALFDTANRRENPIPVFAEMGSINPVFALKNLIENKAEALAKEYVSSLTLGVGQFCTNPGVFIALKGTSLDRFIAAIKNEIKETIPSNMLHKGIYDNFEKHKTIALQQPDIEIMASAEAEDGKGSAVIIKTNTKNFINNPVLSEEVFGPFGIIVTCENQEEFIQIAQKLKGQLTITVAATQDDVYENAALISLLKDKCGRLLFNGMPTGVEVVYAMQHGGPFPSTTDSRFTSVGPDAVKRFVRPISFQNWPDEFLPEELKNENPLQISRMVDGEIHSGSLKL
- a CDS encoding 4-hydroxyproline epimerase; this translates as MNRTFFCIDSHTCGCPVRLIAGGGPILKGNSMMERRLHFMKEYDWIRKGLMFEPRGHDMMSGSILYPPVDEENDIGVLYIETSGCLPMCGHGTIGTVTIAIEEGLVVPKIPGKLRLETPAGLILIDYIQEGKKVKSVKLTNVKSFLYAENLEVECPDLGHIKADVAYGGNFYAIIDPQENFRDISDFTASQLIHYGKIIRKLLNEKYQFIHPENEHISGLSHIQWTGNPTDPKASGRNAVLVGENALDRSPCGTGTSARMAQWYAKGKLKEGEEFIHESYIGSQFIGRIEGTATVDGKPAIVPSVEGWARITGYNQIIIDDEDPYWQGFQVM
- a CDS encoding NAD(P)/FAD-dependent oxidoreductase, encoding MTQNKDKALIIGAGIAGLSSAYYLLQKGWQVEILEQNDLTNNCSYGNAGMIVPSHFTPLAAPGVVAQGIRWMFDSKSPFYVKPSLSTQLLSWGLKFLKHSNQNHVDRSAAAIRDLNLASSNLYNEIAQNPEFDFELNQNGILMLYKTEKVAEEETELAHKATSLGLTVDILDKKGIQELEPNAQLDVIGGINYKCDGHMNPVKLMKQMISYLKNSGVIFHTRHKVTGYEIAGNTINAIIANGKKFSADRFVMTGGSFLPELAQKAGIKIQLMPGKGYSFMHTPENPIHKLEHAALLLEARVAVTPMNGQIRFGGTMELASHQNKINMKRVEGIVQSIPKYLPDFQVKLPKESEIWFGYRPCAPDGLPYLGQSSQLKNLIIAGGGGMMGLSLGPIFGKTVSELANDQKPTVEIKIFNPERFN
- a CDS encoding zinc-dependent metalloprotease, coding for MKKFKLLLLVSLFPIIGFAQENRPHECKADEMMKNHFERHPESKAEYEKFEKFTKDFVKKIESNKTPLNKKANNPTYIIPVVFHVYGESQSNVKVNYQKVVDLLQQINLNFNGINTDSNTIDPYFQPIRGTLSIEFRLAKIDPTGKATSGVVFHPFKSGYGNGGGYDAQIGADAWDNTKYMNVYIQNDLYADKDLYQSGVAWYPDSYMSSVNTARVVYNGRYIYDAAGTVASNEFSDTFTHEFGHWLNLQHTFNVLCSTANPSNDGDGVADTPVENNSSGLGCTTGNNCLGQRVNVENYMGYNGSAGCYKMFTNGQVNRMLAALNHPSRINLWQPANLAATGVANTPPKLTLSNSTFTENLNNNGAVSLDGTVASAPKSTITLNGATFAVSNGTTLSAGTHFNSSLPAGQTATIAVTSPTTATLTINGAATSHPKSQVLNSSITFLNPAITGGVTSLGSTTSLALTFSYKDPYKIVTGTPLESYANPTPTTVTTNSGAPWKYFIINPELSDDAGYGAWYYGANQLKLETYWKGLVCGVGTRNISLIPSCTTISNANNIGYPTGTPGQLDVYTPTYTTWSGQTAYVGFRNQFEGYNINGYFKLNVGANGSGYSVTDFAYNTQPNGSITTPCALPLSSLSTSDVDTTNSETSIYPNPVSDVLNIKTNGKIKSISVYDMSGRKMNAKVIGDKVDVKHFLGGTYLIDIETSLGKSSQKFIKK